In the genome of Gloeotrichia echinulata CP02, one region contains:
- a CDS encoding tetratricopeptide repeat protein, with translation MGLSFSEYRLAGIVSLILLLDSIVSPSFSLSPHHPTTSPLHHSQLAQYGNQTATNLLNQGLQAIQAGRVQDAIAAFRQATQLDPTFAPAHYNLGLALRQIGQLQPAADAFYRATLADPKFAPAFANLGGALLEGNNLQLANDYLQRAIELDSQLGFAHYNLGLLREQQRDWERAIAAFKKAIQYSNNAPEPAYHLGLVYLQQGKIDQAKEAFRKALKINPNYPEAHYNLGSIWLSQKKLPEALESFRKSATANSNYPNAYYGAGLVFMQLRQYPEAAQVFQYARDLYNAQGNSEWARNANQLLQQAQNLNYQPNYQPR, from the coding sequence ATGGGATTATCATTCTCTGAATATCGCCTAGCCGGAATAGTCAGTTTAATATTGCTGCTTGACAGCATTGTCTCTCCCTCTTTCTCCCTATCACCCCATCACCCCACCACCTCACCACTCCACCACTCCCAACTGGCACAATATGGCAATCAAACAGCCACAAACTTGTTAAATCAGGGGTTACAGGCGATTCAGGCGGGTAGAGTACAAGATGCGATCGCCGCTTTTCGTCAAGCCACTCAACTAGATCCCACATTTGCACCAGCACACTATAATTTGGGTTTAGCATTGCGACAAATTGGACAATTACAACCTGCTGCAGATGCATTTTATCGAGCGACTCTAGCCGATCCCAAATTTGCCCCCGCTTTTGCAAATTTAGGCGGAGCCTTGTTAGAAGGGAATAATTTACAGTTAGCTAACGATTATTTACAAAGGGCGATTGAACTGGATTCTCAACTAGGTTTTGCCCACTATAATTTAGGTTTGCTCCGAGAGCAGCAACGAGATTGGGAACGGGCAATTGCAGCTTTTAAAAAGGCGATACAATATAGTAATAATGCCCCAGAACCTGCCTATCATTTAGGGTTAGTTTACCTGCAACAAGGCAAAATTGATCAAGCAAAAGAAGCTTTTCGCAAAGCATTAAAAATTAATCCAAATTATCCAGAAGCTCACTATAATCTTGGTTCGATTTGGTTGAGTCAAAAAAAACTGCCAGAAGCCTTGGAGTCATTTAGAAAATCAGCCACAGCCAACTCCAACTATCCCAACGCCTACTATGGTGCAGGGTTAGTTTTTATGCAGTTACGCCAGTATCCAGAGGCGGCGCAAGTATTCCAATATGCCAGAGATTTATATAATGCCCAG
- a CDS encoding elongation factor G: protein MNEKVKSGSRNVAIVGPYLSGKTTLLESLLFVSGAISRKGNVKDGNTVGDSANESRDRRMSVEVSAASTEYSEIRFTFIDCPGSVEFAQETYNALMGVDAAIVVCEPIRDRVMTLAPLFKFLDDWEIPHLVFVNKMDRANIHVLETLHALKAVSSRPLVAHQYPIMQREVGAAEAAAPNFGGEQLTGFIDMVSEQAYQYHPGAPADPIPFPDNLKEEEHIARAEMLEALANFDDHLLEELLEDIEPPQEEILKDLKMELGADLVVPVFFGIAEQDYGVRPLLEALLREAPEPEITAERRLSKIGATPLAQVLKTYYTPQGGKLSLVRVWQGTLTEGLVLNGVRAGGIYRLMGQQQQMMNEAVAGEIVALSRLEGIKTGDILSSDSQLVEELPKAKQSPQVYALAITPEKRNDEVKLSSAIAKLLEEDPSLAWEQHGDTHEVILWGQGEIHLQVALDRLRRKYNLAMTTHLPQVPYKETIRKPVAAVHGRYKHQSGGHGQFGDVFLDIQPLPRGEGFNFRETIVGGVVPKQYIPGVEMGVREFLTHGPLGFPMVDLAVTLTNGSYHNVDSSEQAFKQAARLAMQTGIPKAQPTLLEPILRVLVSTPSEFTAKVLQLVSGRRGQILGYEGRNDWQGWDNISAYLPQAEMQNFIVELRSQTLGVGSFHWEYDHLQEVPEKLAGRVLTMNGHGGNGNGK from the coding sequence ATGAACGAAAAAGTAAAATCGGGTTCGCGGAATGTGGCAATTGTCGGTCCTTATTTAAGTGGAAAAACCACTCTATTAGAGAGCTTGTTATTTGTGTCTGGGGCAATTTCCCGCAAGGGTAATGTTAAGGATGGTAACACCGTCGGTGATAGTGCGAATGAGTCACGCGATCGCCGGATGAGTGTCGAAGTCAGCGCAGCTAGCACAGAGTATAGCGAGATTCGCTTCACCTTTATTGACTGTCCAGGTTCAGTAGAATTTGCCCAAGAAACCTATAATGCTTTAATGGGAGTTGATGCGGCAATTGTAGTTTGCGAACCCATCCGCGACCGAGTTATGACCTTAGCGCCCCTATTTAAATTCCTCGACGACTGGGAAATACCCCACCTCGTCTTTGTGAACAAAATGGATCGGGCAAATATTCACGTTTTAGAAACATTACACGCCCTCAAAGCCGTTTCTAGCCGTCCCTTGGTAGCCCACCAATATCCCATCATGCAAAGAGAAGTTGGAGCGGCGGAAGCCGCCGCTCCAAACTTCGGGGGGGAACAGCTAACGGGCTTTATAGATATGGTCAGCGAACAAGCATATCAATATCATCCAGGCGCACCGGCTGACCCGATTCCTTTTCCCGACAACCTGAAAGAAGAAGAACATATAGCACGGGCCGAAATGCTCGAAGCTTTAGCAAATTTTGACGACCATTTACTTGAAGAACTTTTAGAAGATATCGAACCACCCCAAGAAGAAATCCTCAAAGATTTGAAAATGGAATTAGGGGCGGATTTAGTTGTACCAGTGTTCTTTGGTATCGCTGAACAAGATTATGGCGTTCGCCCTTTACTAGAAGCCCTGTTACGGGAAGCCCCCGAACCAGAAATCACCGCAGAACGTCGCTTAAGCAAAATCGGCGCTACTCCCCTAGCCCAAGTATTGAAAACCTACTACACTCCCCAAGGTGGTAAACTTTCCCTAGTGCGTGTTTGGCAAGGTACATTAACGGAAGGACTTGTTCTCAACGGCGTTCGTGCTGGGGGAATTTATCGCCTCATGGGACAACAACAGCAGATGATGAATGAAGCTGTTGCTGGTGAAATTGTGGCTTTAAGCCGTTTAGAAGGAATTAAAACCGGCGATATACTTTCAAGTGATTCCCAATTAGTTGAGGAATTACCCAAAGCTAAACAATCGCCACAAGTGTATGCTCTGGCTATCACGCCCGAAAAGCGTAACGACGAAGTAAAACTCAGCAGCGCTATCGCCAAACTGTTAGAAGAAGATCCTTCCCTTGCTTGGGAACAACATGGCGACACCCACGAAGTGATCCTTTGGGGACAAGGGGAGATACATTTACAAGTCGCTTTAGACAGACTGCGCCGAAAATATAACTTGGCGATGACAACTCACCTCCCACAAGTTCCTTACAAAGAAACCATCCGCAAACCTGTAGCCGCAGTTCATGGACGCTACAAGCACCAAAGTGGTGGACACGGACAGTTTGGCGATGTCTTCCTGGATATTCAACCCCTACCACGGGGCGAAGGCTTTAACTTCCGAGAAACCATTGTAGGCGGTGTAGTTCCCAAACAATATATCCCTGGGGTAGAAATGGGTGTGCGGGAATTTCTCACACATGGCCCCTTGGGCTTCCCAATGGTAGATCTAGCAGTCACTCTTACCAATGGTTCCTACCACAACGTCGATAGTTCCGAACAAGCCTTTAAACAAGCAGCCCGTCTAGCGATGCAAACGGGGATACCCAAAGCCCAACCCACCCTCTTAGAACCAATTCTGCGGGTGCTGGTGTCAACACCTAGTGAATTTACCGCCAAAGTTCTGCAACTGGTGAGTGGTAGAAGGGGACAAATTTTAGGCTATGAAGGCAGAAATGATTGGCAAGGGTGGGATAATATTTCCGCTTACTTACCCCAAGCAGAAATGCAAAACTTTATTGTCGAGCTGCGATCGCAAACTCTCGGCGTTGGTTCTTTCCACTGGGAATATGACCATCTGCAGGAGGTACCAGAAAAGCTGGCTGGACGTGTCTTGACTATGAATGGTCATGGCGGTAACGGTAACGGTAAATAA
- the dcm gene encoding DNA (cytosine-5-)-methyltransferase: protein MRPKSGLPKRKALKRKPIFEYGFKDHPNVKNYINSTLLQSYNSGGYINAISLFSGCGGLDLGFLGGFAFLDKKYQALPYKIVQAYDIDAKATQTYALNLSNDVTTVDLTSLDIQSLPPANILLGGFPCQDFSSCGHKKGFQGTRGELYTVMKNYMNIHKPEIVVGENVPFLEKLENGSILRHILNEFASVGYIFKVWKIYCPDFGLPQSRTRLFLIGVRSDIKSFPQPPTPELFFKYVSIDEAIGDLIEITDETIPNQTQYFVATKATKGAGQGDQKSKYGEIAYTVRANTKARVHFHYSLDRRLTVRECARLQSFPDEFIFPHSASQNILQIGNAVPPIIGHLIAKQIYSFIENNPGMIKKYDNQ, encoded by the coding sequence ATGCGTCCAAAATCAGGCTTACCTAAAAGAAAAGCTTTAAAAAGAAAACCTATTTTTGAGTATGGATTTAAAGATCATCCAAATGTAAAAAACTATATAAACTCTACCCTGCTACAATCATATAACTCTGGAGGTTATATAAATGCTATCTCATTATTTTCTGGCTGTGGTGGTCTTGATCTAGGTTTTTTAGGAGGTTTTGCTTTTCTTGATAAAAAATATCAAGCTCTTCCATATAAGATAGTTCAAGCCTATGATATTGATGCAAAAGCTACTCAAACTTATGCATTAAATCTCTCAAACGATGTCACTACAGTAGATCTTACTAGTTTAGATATACAATCATTACCCCCAGCTAATATTCTTCTGGGAGGATTTCCATGCCAAGATTTTTCATCATGTGGTCATAAAAAAGGATTTCAAGGGACTAGAGGCGAATTATATACTGTAATGAAAAATTACATGAATATACATAAGCCAGAAATCGTAGTAGGAGAAAATGTACCTTTTTTAGAAAAACTTGAAAATGGATCTATCTTAAGGCACATTCTAAATGAATTTGCATCAGTTGGCTATATTTTTAAGGTTTGGAAAATTTATTGCCCAGACTTTGGATTACCTCAAAGTCGAACAAGATTATTTTTAATTGGAGTTCGCTCTGATATTAAATCATTTCCACAACCTCCTACTCCAGAATTATTCTTTAAGTACGTCTCAATTGATGAAGCTATAGGAGATTTAATTGAAATCACTGATGAGACTATACCTAACCAAACTCAGTATTTTGTAGCCACAAAAGCTACAAAAGGAGCCGGTCAGGGCGATCAAAAATCTAAATATGGAGAAATTGCTTACACAGTCAGAGCAAATACAAAAGCAAGGGTTCACTTTCATTATTCCCTAGACCGCCGATTAACAGTCAGAGAATGTGCAAGACTTCAATCATTTCCTGATGAGTTTATCTTTCCTCATTCGGCAAGTCAAAATATACTTCAAATAGGAAATGCCGTACCACCAATAATTGGTCATTTAATAGCTAAACAGATTTATAGTTTTATCGAAAATAATCCTGGCATGATAAAAAAATATGATAATCAATGA